The Granulicella arctica genome has a segment encoding these proteins:
- a CDS encoding energy transducer TonB, which produces MRSLQNVALIALVLIAVRAEAQQPACGLTSMRESVAPFFPSIAKAAHVQGTVVLLVNFTRSGEADSVTVVAGPEMLRESALEFVRGWRANSFSGVRTCPIAIDYRLQQEGDKQVPRFQRQDLQHGTLNSGVPIAIP; this is translated from the coding sequence ATGCGCAGCCTTCAAAACGTTGCCCTGATTGCTCTTGTCCTAATAGCCGTGCGTGCGGAAGCACAGCAGCCTGCATGTGGCCTTACTTCTATGCGGGAATCCGTTGCTCCGTTCTTTCCATCAATTGCAAAGGCAGCACATGTGCAGGGTACAGTTGTTTTGCTCGTCAACTTTACGCGGAGCGGTGAGGCGGATTCGGTGACCGTTGTAGCCGGGCCTGAGATGTTGCGTGAAAGTGCTCTTGAATTTGTCCGGGGATGGCGGGCGAACTCTTTTAGTGGTGTGCGCACTTGTCCAATCGCAATCGATTACCGCTTGCAGCAGGAAGGTGATAAGCAAGTACCGCGTTTCCAGCGCCAAGATCTACAGCATGGCAC